The nucleotide window CGGCAGTCTCGCGAATGCGCTGTTCGACCGTTTCGGCATCGATGCCATCCTCGGCCGCCCAGTCGGCAGCCGGAATATCGATATTGAGGTAGGTCTTGGCCGCCGCGGCAAGCTGTTCGGTATTCCACTGCTCGGGATAGGAGCGCGGCGGAATGGCCTTGGCGACGATGTTCTCGACCACGTCATGCCGCATTTCGGCAATGGTCTCGCTCACATCCTCTTCATCCATGAATTCGAGACGCTGCTCGAAGATCACCTTGCGCTGATCGTTCATCACATCGTCGTATTTCAGGATGTTCTTGCGGATGTCGAAATTGCGCGCCTCGACCTTGCCCTGCGCCCGCTCGATGGCCTTGGTGACCCAGGGATGGGTAATGCTCTCGCCTTGCTCAAGGCCCAGCTTGCCCAGCATGGAATCCATCGAATCCACCGGGAAGATGCGCATCAGGTCATCCTGAAGCGAGAGGAAGAATTTCGAATGGCCCGGATCGCCCTGGCGACCGGAACGGCCGCGCAACTGATTGTCGATGCGGCGGCTTTCATGCCGCTCGGTACCGATCACCATCAGCCCGCCCGCGGCCAGCGCCTTTTGCTTGTCCTCGGCAATCCTGACCTTGATCTCGGCAATCTTGGCCTCGCGTGCCTCGCCCTCGAGTTCGCCGGTCTCGCGCTGAATACGCATTTCCAGGTTACCGCCGAGCTGAATATCGGTACCGCGACCAGCCATATTGGTGGCAATGGTAATGGCCCCGGGCAGGCCCGCATCGGCCACGATAAAGGCTTCCTGCTCGTGGTGCCGCGCATTGAGCACATTCATGGTGCCCACATTCTTCTTGCGCAGCAACTCGGCCAGCATTTCCGACTTCTCGATCGAGGTCGTGCCCACCAGCACCGGCTGCCCGCGCTCCTGGCATTCCTTGATCAGATCGGCAATGGCCTCGAACTTTTCCTCGGCCGTGCGATAGATCGCATCGTCTTCATCGATACGCTGGACGGGCAGGTTGGTCGGCACCGTGGTGACGCCCAGCCCGTAGATATCGGCAAATTCCTCCGCCTCGGTCGCCGCCGTACCGGTCATGCCGGCCAGCTTCTTGTAGAGACGGAAATAGTTCTGGAAGGTGATCGAGGCCAGCGTCTGGTTTTCGGCCTGGATCTTGACCTGTTCCTTGGCCTCGAGCGCCTGGTGCAGGCCCTCCGAATAGCGGCGGCCCGGCATCATGCGGCCGGAAAATTCGTCGATGATCACCACTTCGCCGCCTTCGGGCGTCTGGCGAACGATATAGTCCTTGTCCTTGCGGAACAGCTTGTGGGCCCTGAGCGCCGAATTGGCATGGTGCACCAGCGCCACATTTTCCACGTCATACATGGAGCCGCCGCGCAATAGGCCCGCTTCGCCCAGCGCCGCTTCGAGCTTTTCAACGCCCTGGTCGGTAAAGGTGGCGGCGCGGTGCTTTTCATCGAGCTCGTAATCGCCCTCGCCAATCACCCCGATCAACTGATCGATCTTGACGTAAAGCTCGGACCGGTCCTCCGACGGGCCCGAAATGATCAGCGGCGTGCGCGCCTCATCAATCAGGATCGAGTCCACTTCGTCGACAATGGCGAATTCATGCCCGCGCTGCACCATCTGGGCGCGGGTATATTTCATATTGTCGCGCAGATAGTCGAAGCCGAGCTCATTATTGGTGCCATAGGTGATATCGGCCGCATAAGCCGCCTTGCGCTCGGCATCGTTGAGGCCATGCACGATCACGCCATAGCTCAGACCCAGGAAATTATAGATCTGGCCCATCCACTGGGCGTCGCGCCTGACCAGGTAATCATTGACCGTGACCAGATGCGCGCCCTTGCCAGTCAGCGCATTAAGATACATGGGCAGGGTCGCCACCAGCGTCTTGCCCTCACCGGTGCGCATTTCGGCAATGGACCGGTCATTCATCACCATGCCGCCGATGAGCTGCACGTCGAAATGCCGCATCCCCAGAACGCGCTTGGACGCTTCACGCACCGTGGCAAAGGCCGGAACGACCAGATCGTCGAGCTTGGCGCCCTGTTCGAGCTGCGCCTTGAACTCGGCGGTCCGCGCCTTGAGCGCATCGTCGCTGAGCTTGGCCAGTTCCGGCTCCAGCGCATTGATCGCTGCCACTTTGCCCTGATATCGCTTGACCTGCCTGTCCGAGGTCGTCCCGAATATCTTTCGGGCCAGCGCAGCAAGTGCCATTGTTTTACGGTCCTTTGTTTGTGAGCGGCGGGACGATGGGGCGGGCGGCCTGCATTTTCAATGCGGGCTCTGGCGAGCCCCGTTTCGCCTCGTCACAACTTGGGGAACTCCTTGCGGTTCCCGCTTGCGGATAATTGCATGGTTCCCGCCGGGCTTTTGGGCCCATGGGCGGTCCCACGTTCAATGAAAAAGCGGCTGAGATGTAAGAGTGGGTGTCAGGCTTGTCAACGTATCGGAAATGGGCCACACCTTCCCCACCCCAGCGGCCAGGCGAGCAAACCGCGCTTGCAATGACACTTGAGTGAGCGCCGCACTGCCGGGCACATTTTGGCCCCCTTGCCATGCGAGCGGGATGCCGGAAAATTCTGATCACGCCGGCCTTGCCTTCAAAAAAGGCCCGCCAAGGAGACACGTTTATCGCCATGTCCCATTCGACCCAGCGCCTCCTGCGCGCCGCCAGCCTCGCTGTCCTGCTGGCCGCCGCTCCCGCTCTTAGTGCCTTTGCCCAAGACGCCGCCGGCCAGCCCGCTGAACCCGCCGCCACCGAACCGGCTCCCGTCGATCCCTCCACTGTGGTCGCCACTATTGGCGAGGAGACCATTACCGAGGGCGATCTGGCCTTTGCCGCCGAAGACATGGCCCAGGACCTGGCGCAGATGCCGCCCGAGGAGCGCCGCGCTTTCCTCGTTCGCATCCTGATTGACATGAAGGTGATGTCCGCCGCCGCCCGCAAGGCCGGCATGGACCAGACCGAAATCTTCGCCCAGCGCCGCGAATATCTTGAGGAGCGCGCCCTCAGGCGCGCCTATTTCGCCGAGGCCATTGCCGGTGCCGTCACCGAGGATGCCATCCGCGCCGAATATGACACCTTTGTCCAGGGCTTCCAGCCGACCGAAGAAGTGCGCGCCAGCCACATTCTGGTGGAAACTGAGGAAGAGGCCAATACGCTCAAGGCAGAGCTCGATGGCGGCGCCGATTTTGCCAGCCTCGCCCGTGAACATTCCATCGATCCGGGCGCGGCCAATGGCGGCGATCTGGGCTTTTTCGGCCGCGGCATGATGGTCAGGCCCTTCGAGGAAGCCGCCTTCGCCCTGGAACAGGGCGCCATTTCCGATCCGGTGCAGTCCCAGTTCGGTTGGCACATCATCAAGCTGGAAGAAAAGCGCCAGTCCGCCCCGCCCGCCTTTGAACAGGTGGCCCCGCAAATTCAGAACCAGCTTTTGATGCGCATCTTCACCGAAAAGGTCGATGAGCTGATGGCCGGCGTCGAGGTCAATATCCAGGACTCCGAGCTCAAGGCCAAGTTCGATGCCCAGGAAGCCGCAGAAAATGCGGCCGCCGAAGGCGAAGCGGCGCAGCAGTAATCTGCGCCCGGCAAATTCCGCGCCACCCGGTTTTAATCGGGTGGCTTTTTATTTGGCCCCCTTATAGCCAGCGCAGCCCATCAGCACCCCGTCGACCACCCCATCGATGACCTTCATGGCCTCATCGACCCGGCCGATCAACAATTGGTGCCAGGCGAACGAAACGATCATGTCAACGATCAGCTCGCCATCGACCTCCGCCCCCACTTCGCCGCGCGCCTTGGCCCGGTCCACAATCACCGCCGTGGCCTTCTTGCGTTCCGCTTGATAGGCAAAGAGCACGGCCGCAGCGTCCGGATCGCTTTGGGCCTCCGCGATGATCGCCCGATAGACCAGGCCGCAAAGGCTGTCTTTCCAGAAGCCCAGGAGATGGTTTTCGAGCAGCGCAACGAGATCGCCGCGCAGAGTGCCGGTATCGGGAAAGCCGCGCGTATTCTTGAAGCGCTTATAGACGTCCAGCATCAATGCGGTGCGGTTGGGCCACCAGCGATAGATGGTGGGCTTGCCCGCACGCGCCCGCCGCGCCACTGCCTCGATGGAAAAGCCGCCTATGCCGCTCTCCTGCAGCACGGCCTGCGCCGCATCGAGAATGGCTTCCTGGCTGGCCGGATTGCGCCGCGCACCGATTGAGCGGCGGGCGCCGTCCTCTGTGTCTTCAATGCTCGTGTCCATGGCCTCAATATGGGCCAAAACCACTCCAAAGAAAAGACTTGAACGAAACGGCTCGTTTCGATATATAACGGAACGTACCGTTTCGATTGGAGCCTTCCATGCCATTTGCCTCCCGTGCCCGTATGGCGTTTCTGATGAGCTTTGCCGTCTATCCCATCGTGGTTGTCTATGCCACGCTGGTCAGTGTCCTGACCCCCGGTTGGGAATTCTGGCAGCGCAGCTTCATCATTGTGCCGCTCATGGCCACCACCATTGTCTTTTTCATCGTCCCCTTCATCACCTCCCGCTTCGGCGCCTTTATCGCCGGAAAAAAGAAACTGGCCGCCTGAAGGCCGGAAGCAGCGGAACCATCTGCGCCCCCACCCATTCAAACTTTCGGGGCCCGGCTAACTTGCCGGTCCCTGAGGTCATTTTCGGGGGGCATTATGTTCAAAAGCTTCGTCATCAATCCGCCGGTCTTTTTCGGATCGGTGGTCATCATTGCCATTTTCCTCGCCATTGGCGTGGTTTTTCCCAATAGCGCCGGCACCTTTTTCGGCGCTTTGCAGTCGGGCATTCTCACCAGCTTCGGCTGGCTCTACCTGCTCGCCGTCGGCATATTCCTCATTGCCGTGCTGCTGCTTTGCCTCGGGCGCTATGGGCGGCTCAAGCTGGGCCCTGACGATTCCACCCCCGATTTCAAATTCACCTCGTGGATCGCCATGCTCTTTGCCGCCGGCATGGGCATTGGCTTGATGTTCTATGCGGTGGGCGAACCCATGACCCATTTCATGGCCCCGCCGACCGCCGAGCCGCGCACCGTCGAGGCCATGCGCGAAGCCATGAGCGTCACCTTCTTCCATTGGGGCATTCATGCCTGGGCCATTTATGCCGTGGTCGGGTTGTCGCTGGCCTATTTCGGCTATCGCTACAATCTGCCCTTGACCATTCGTTCGGGCCTCTATCCGCTGCTCAAGGAGCGGATCAACGGACCCATCGGCCATGCCGTCGACATCTTCGCCATTGTCGGCACCATGTTCGGCATTGCCACCTCGCTCGGCCTCGGCGTCTCCCAGATCAATGCCGGATTGAACTATCTGCTGGGCGTCCCGATCACGCCCATGGTGCAATTGCCGCTGATCGCCGTGATCACGGCCCTTGCGACTGTTTCAGTGGTCACCGGGCTCGACAAGGGCGTGCGCATTCTCTCCGAGACCAATCTGGTCGTGGCTATCCTGCTCATGTTCTTCGTGCTCTTTGTGGGGCCAACCGCCAGCCTCTTTCGCGATTTTGTGCAAAATCTCGGGCTCTATCTCGACAGGCTGGTGCTGCGCACCTTCAACATCTACGCCTATGAGCCCACCCCCTGGATCGATGCCTGGACCCTGTTCTACTGGGCCTGGTGGATTTCCTGGTCGCCTTTTGTGGGCATGTTCATCGCCCGTATTTCCCGCGGCCGCACAGTGCGCGAATTCGTCACCGCCGTTTTGTTCATCCCCGCCGGCTTCACCTTTTTCTGGATGACCGTTTTCGGCAATACCGGCATTTTCATCGATACCGGCGTGGCTGCGGGCGCATTGGGCACTGCCATTGCCAATGACGTATCGGTGGGCCTGTTCCAGTTCTTCCAATATCTCCCCTTCCCCGCCGTAACCTCGACCCTGGCCATTCTTCTGGTGGCGATCTTTTTTATCACCTCGTCCGACTCCGGTTCACTGGTTGTGGATTCCATCGCAGCGGGCGGGGAGACGGCCACCACCACCGGCCAGCGCGTCTTCTGGTGCGTCCTCGAAGGCGTCGTCGCCTCGGGCCTGCTCCTGGCCGGGGGCCTTGGTGCCCTGCAATCGGCCACCATAGCCAGCGCCCTGCCCTTCACCTTCGTCATGCTGGCCCTGGTCTGGTCGCTCTTTGTCGGCATGCGCGCCGACCTTGCCCAACAGGAAGCTCATGCCACCCCCGCCTTTGCCCCGGCCCAACCGGCTTCCGGCGTCACCTGGCAGCGGCGCCTCGGCCTCATGCTGCGGGCCCCCGGTGAGCGCGATGTCACCCAATTCCTCGAAAAGGAGGCCCGCCCCGCCCTCGCCCAGGTGGCCCAGGAACTGTCCCAGCGTGGCCGCCCGGCCGAGGTGATGGAAGAAGAGGGCGGCGGCATCGCCCTCAGGGCCCCCGCCGAAGGGGTGCGCGACTTCGTCTATGGGGTGGCGCTGGCCAGCCAGCCCATGCCCATTCTGGCACCCCTAGGGGGCGGCAAGCCCGACCTGCGCTATGAGGCCCGCACCTATTTCTCCAGCGGCGGCCGCGGCTACGACATTATGGGCATGCATCGCGATCAGATCATCGCCGATATCCTGGTGCAGTTCGAACGCTACCTGCACCTGACCCATTCCACCGAGTCGCAAATCCTGCATGCTGCGCCCGAGCACCCCAGCGGGACGTAACGGGCATTGGGACACTGGGACCCGCAGCATGGGTTACCGCCATTCGAGCCTAGCTCTCATGGCCTTCTGCCCTCGAAAGGCTCCACCGGAGCCTTCCGACCTGCGGCACGGGTCGAAGCTTGCACCCACCACAGCTTTGAGGCACACCCGTCTGCATCAGTTTGATTTGCCCGCGCAAGGTTCTGTCCATGGCTGCCCATCCGGTTTCCCCGCTCGCTCCGAAATCCTATCCGGATCTGCCGGCCATCGAGGGGGTGCGCTTCGCCACGGCCGAGGCTGGCATCAAATATAAGAACCGCACCGACGTGCTGCTCATGGCCTTTGACGAAGGCACGGTGGCGGCGGGCGTCCTCACCCGCTCCAAATGCTCCTCGGCCGCCGTCGACTGGTGCCGCGCTAACCTGCCTGGCGGCAAGGCCCGGGGTCTCGTGGTCAATTCGGGCAATGCCAATGCCTTTACCGGGGTCAAGGGCAAGGACGCCGTGCAGCAGACTGCCGAGATCGCCGCCAAGGCATTGGGCTGCTCCACCGATGAAATTTTCCTGGCCTCCACCGGGGTCATCGGCGAACCGCTCGATGCCGGCAAATTTACCGGTGTGCTGGACGAGACCGCCACCCGCCTGGGTGCCACGCCCTGGATTGACCCCGCCAAAGCCATCATGACCACCGACACCTATCCCAAGCTCTCGGGCGCCGTGCTCGACATCGACGGGGTCGAGGTCAAGATCAATGGCATTGCCAAGGGCTCGGGCATGATCGCCCCGGACATGGCAACTATGCTCAGCTTCGTCGTTACCGACATGCCCATCGCAGCTGACGTGCTCCAGTTCCTGCTGGCCAAACACAACCAGACCAGTTTCAATTCCATCACCGTCGACAGCGACACCTCCACCTCCGACACCCTGCTCGCCTTCGCCACCGGCAAGGCCGCGCTCGAGCCGATCCTGAGCCTCGATGATCCGCGTGCCGAAATCTTTGGGCAAGCCTTGTCCGACGTGCTGTTCGAACTGGCCATTCACGTGGTCCGCGACGGCGAGGGCGCGACCAAACAGGTTTCAGTCCATGTCGAAGGCGCCGTCTCGGACCAAAGCGCCTTCCGCATCGCCAAGGCCATTGCCGATTCTCCATTGGTCAAAACCGCCATTGCCGGCGAAGACGCCAATTGGGGGCGTGTCGTCATGGCCGTGGGCAAGGCGGGCGAACCGGCCGATCGTGACAGGCTCGCCATCCGCTTCGGCGATCTGGTGGTGGCCCGCAACGGCGAACGCGCCGAGGGTTATGACGAGGCCGCCACCAGCGCTTATATGAAGGGCGAGGAACTGGAATTGACCGTATCCCTGGGCCTGGGGGACGGCGCAGCGACCGTCTATACCTGCGATCTCACCCATGGCTACATCACCATCAACGGCGACTATCGGAGCTGACGTGACGCTCCCATCGGTTGAAACTTTCGAACGGGCCGGTCTCGAGGCCTGGCCAGGCATCACCGTCCAGTGGGATGGCAATTGGGTGCGCCGCGCCTCCGGCGGCTATACCAAACGCGCCAATTCGGCCCAATGCTTCGACCCGGCCGACGATGCCGATGTCGATCTCAGGATCATCAGCGCCAGCTCCTGGCTGATCGTCAATGGCGCCAAGCCGGTCTTCCGTATCACCCCGCTTTCGGCGCCCGCCCTCAACCAGGCGCTCGATCAGGCCGGCTGGGTCGAGATCGACAAGTCCCACCTCTACGCCATGGAACTCGGCGCCCATGAGCCGGATGCTGAGGGTAGGTCATTATCCCTGCTCGACCCCGAATTTCTAGCGGCCCAGCAAAAGCTGCAAGGCCATGATGACGCCATGCTGGTGCGCATGCGCGCCCTGCTGGCGGTCATGGCGGTGCCCGCCTGCGGCATCGTCGTCCATCGCGATGGCGAGGCGGCCGCCGCGGGCCTGATGGCCATTTCCAACGGCATTGTCATCGCCGGAAATGTCATTACCGACCCGACGCGACGCCGCCAGGGCCTGGGCACTGCCATGATGCGCACTGGCCTGGCCTGGGCCCGCGACAAGGGCGCCACCATCGCCGCCCTCAACGTCCAGGCTGACAACCCCGCCGGCAAGGCGCTCTACCAATCCCTCGGCTATAGCCATCAATACGACTACTCATACCGCATTCCCGGAGCACCCAAGTGACCGACAAACCCCTGCTGCTCGTGGTCGCCTGCGCCCTTGTCGATGCTGACCGGCGGGTGCTCATTGCCCAGCGTCCCGAGGGCAAGGCCATGGCGGGCCTATGGGAATTTCCCGGCGGCAAGGTTGAGCCCGATGAGACGCCGGAAGCCGCGCTGATCCGTGAGCTCAAGGAAGAGCTGGGGATCGAGACCAAGCAGGCGTGCCTGGCTCCGCTATCCTTCGTAAGCCACGCTTACGAAAACATTCACCTGTTAATGCCACTTTACGTCTGCCGGAAATGGCAGGGAACGCCGCAGACCCACGAGCACCAGGCCCTCAAATGGGTGCGCCCGCAGGCTTTGCGCGACTACCCCATGCCACCGGCTGACGAACCCTTGATCGCAGCTCTTTGCGATCTTCTCTAACCGGGCGCGGCCAGAAGGCCGCAAGCAGGGAGCAGAGATGCCAAGGCAGATCATGCGGCGCTTTCTCGCCGATCAAACCGGAACCACGGCCATAGAATATGCGCTGATCGGCACATTGATCGGTGTGGCGCTGCTCGCCACCTTTACCGTTTTCGGCAATGCGGTCGGCGAATTGTTCAATACCCAGGCTGCCGACACCCTGAAATCGGCCTCCAACAAGATCGGCAGCTACTGAGCGCGTCTAGGGCCGCGCCACGATCTTGTAATCCTGCCCCGGCACCAGCGGATCGCCCGGGTAAAGATTGTTGAGAATATAGAACAGCTCCCGCGCGCCGGCGATATTGGCCATTTGCTGGGCCAGCCGGTCGGCATTATCGCCGGGCCGGGCCTTCACCAGCTTGATGGCCAGCCGCCGGATCTGCGAGAGATCGGTGGCATTGGTGCGCCGGAAGCTTTCCAATGTCGCCTGCGCGCCCTGCGAGAACCGCTGACTGTCGCTCTTGGCGGCAAAGATGAAGCGATAGACCTCGCCATCGAGCCGCATCACCGCCACGCGGAAGAACCATTGATCGGTCTGCGCCAACCCCGAGGCCATCTCGATGCCATTGTGCTGGCTGGCCTGCACCGTGTCGGTCTTGAGCCCGGCAATCCACCCCGATTTGAGATAATCGGTCAGCGACATGCTGGGCTGGACCTGGGCACTGTCGAAACGCACCGCCTCGCCATCGCCGGCCACCCCGACCACCGCGCTTTGCGAGGTCTGCAGCGTATAGCCATGCGGCACGGTGAAGGTGAATTTATTGGCCGGATGGATGAAGCGCTGCCCCACAATCGAGCCCTGCGCCGGACTGTCCCCGAAGCTGAGGCCGGAAATGGCCGAGAGATAGGCCTCGCGATCCGATTCGCCCGCACTGGTCGCCCCGAACATGGACCGCGCCGTGCTCATGGCCGTTTCGATACGCGCCGGGGTCGAGGGATGCGATGACAGGAACCCGTCGCTGCCGCTGGCTGCACCCGCCGAGAAGGCGGCAAACCGGCTCATGACCCCCAGAAAGCGGGCCGCCGCCTGTGGGTCATATCCGGCCTTGCCGGAAAATTTGATGCCTTCCTTGTCGGCGTCCAGCTCCTGGTTCTGGCTGAAGGCGGCAAGCTGTTCGCGGGTACGGTTGGCGGTGGCATCGGCCGATGTATCGCCGCCGAAAATTCCGGTGATCACGCGATCGACAATCCGCGTCTGGCGTGTGCGGTCGGTCCGGGCCCGGGCATGGCGCAGGGTGACATGGGCAATCTCATGCGCCAGCACCGCCGCCAATTCGCTGGTATCGGAGGCCAGCGCCAGAATGCCGCGCGTCACATAAATATAGCCGCCGGGCAGCGCGAAGGCATTGACCTCGGATGTATCCAGAATAGTGACCTGGAATTGCGCATTGGGCTGATTAGCCGCCGCCAGGAGCCGGCCCACAATGCGGGCCACCATGATCTCGGCCTGACGGTCCTCATAGACACCGCCATAGGCGGCGACGATGCGTGGATGCTCGCGCAACCCCACAACCGAATCGTCTGGATCGGTGCCCTCCGGCACCACTGTGGGCGCGGGATTATCCCCCGTGCGCGCCACATTGATGCCAGAACCGACCAGCGACGAACAGGCCGTCAGCGCCACAAGGCCGACCGCCAGAACCCCCAACCGCCAGAATTTGCTACCCATTTGCGCGGTCATTGCCTCGCCAGAACCTCGATCTGCTCGGGATGGGTGACCTCGATGCGTGGACCATCCCGTTTGTCCACCCACCCGCGCACGCGGATCAGCGCCCCGTCCAGCGTCAGCGGATCCAACCCGTCCTGGGCGAAAAGCCGAAGCGCCGGGGCTTCCAAAACCACGGTGAAGTCTTCCTTCCAGATCCGGCCGAAATTGAGGTAGACCCGCGAGCCGCTCCGGTCAGCCAGCAGCACCCGGCCCTCGACCAATTCATAACTGCCCGCCAGCCCTGCCAGTTCGGCCGGTCGTTCCGCCGCTCGCACCCTGTAATAGGGATCGGCCCAGATTCCAAGCCGCTCGGCGCGGGCCTGGGCCTCGCCCGCAAAGAGTTGATCGAGGCATTGCCGGTTGTCCGGGAAGGAATAGACCCGCGCCAGTCCGGTTTGCACCATATGCAATTGTGCCCAGACCAGGTCCTCGTTGCCATCGGACACAAACAGATGTGCCAAAGCGCGGTCATACCGATCCACTTCCTCGCCGCCATAGCCCAGCTGCACCGATTTATGCAGCACCAGCGCTTCGAGCGCCGATTTGGCCTCCGGCGCCAGCGGCCAGGTGGGAAATCCCTCGCGACCCAAAGGCAGTTTTGGCGCCTGGGTGCCGATCAGCCGCACCACCAGCCCCGAATCGAGCACCACCGTATCGCCATCGGTCACCTTGACCACCTGACCGGCCGGTACCATGCGCAGGGCCTCGCAAGCCTGCGCCTGAGCTGGGCCCAATCCCGCCAGCATGACGGTGGCAAAAGATGCAAATGTGGTGCGGCGCAAGCAGAAGGCCCCTTGAAACTGTTCATTCACCATGCACCCAAATACGGCAAAAAAAGATTACTGCCGCCGCAAGGCCTCATACTGGCCCCGCTTTGGTGTGCCCCATTGCCAATCTGTTCGTCGAACGCCAAGCTCAACCCCGCTGGAGGACTCCATGGACACAAAAGGCACGATCAGAACGGGCACGGCAGGTTGGGTCTTTGCACCATGGCGTGGCACCTTCTTTCCCAAGGGCCTCGTGCAGAAGAACGAGCTCGCCTATGCCGCCAGCCGCCTGACCAGCATCGAGATCAACGCCACCTTCCGCGCCAATCAAAAGCCGGCCAGCTTCGCCCGCTGGGCCGGCGAAACCCCTGAGGGTTTCCAGTTCTCGGTCAAGGGCCCGCAATTGGTGACCCATATCAAGCGGTTGAAGAACTGCGCCGAACCCCTGGCTAATTTTTTCGCCTCCGGTCCCCTGGCGCTAGGCAATCGGCTCGGCCCCTTTGTCTGGCAATTGCCGCCGAACCTGGCCTTTGACA belongs to Devosia sp. XK-2 and includes:
- a CDS encoding BCCT family transporter, translating into MFKSFVINPPVFFGSVVIIAIFLAIGVVFPNSAGTFFGALQSGILTSFGWLYLLAVGIFLIAVLLLCLGRYGRLKLGPDDSTPDFKFTSWIAMLFAAGMGIGLMFYAVGEPMTHFMAPPTAEPRTVEAMREAMSVTFFHWGIHAWAIYAVVGLSLAYFGYRYNLPLTIRSGLYPLLKERINGPIGHAVDIFAIVGTMFGIATSLGLGVSQINAGLNYLLGVPITPMVQLPLIAVITALATVSVVTGLDKGVRILSETNLVVAILLMFFVLFVGPTASLFRDFVQNLGLYLDRLVLRTFNIYAYEPTPWIDAWTLFYWAWWISWSPFVGMFIARISRGRTVREFVTAVLFIPAGFTFFWMTVFGNTGIFIDTGVAAGALGTAIANDVSVGLFQFFQYLPFPAVTSTLAILLVAIFFITSSDSGSLVVDSIAAGGETATTTGQRVFWCVLEGVVASGLLLAGGLGALQSATIASALPFTFVMLALVWSLFVGMRADLAQQEAHATPAFAPAQPASGVTWQRRLGLMLRAPGERDVTQFLEKEARPALAQVAQELSQRGRPAEVMEEEGGGIALRAPAEGVRDFVYGVALASQPMPILAPLGGGKPDLRYEARTYFSSGGRGYDIMGMHRDQIIADILVQFERYLHLTHSTESQILHAAPEHPSGT
- a CDS encoding peptidylprolyl isomerase, whose protein sequence is MSHSTQRLLRAASLAVLLAAAPALSAFAQDAAGQPAEPAATEPAPVDPSTVVATIGEETITEGDLAFAAEDMAQDLAQMPPEERRAFLVRILIDMKVMSAAARKAGMDQTEIFAQRREYLEERALRRAYFAEAIAGAVTEDAIRAEYDTFVQGFQPTEEVRASHILVETEEEANTLKAELDGGADFASLAREHSIDPGAANGGDLGFFGRGMMVRPFEEAAFALEQGAISDPVQSQFGWHIIKLEEKRQSAPPAFEQVAPQIQNQLLMRIFTEKVDELMAGVEVNIQDSELKAKFDAQEAAENAAAEGEAAQQ
- a CDS encoding GNAT family N-acetyltransferase, which encodes MTLPSVETFERAGLEAWPGITVQWDGNWVRRASGGYTKRANSAQCFDPADDADVDLRIISASSWLIVNGAKPVFRITPLSAPALNQALDQAGWVEIDKSHLYAMELGAHEPDAEGRSLSLLDPEFLAAQQKLQGHDDAMLVRMRALLAVMAVPACGIVVHRDGEAAAAGLMAISNGIVIAGNVITDPTRRRQGLGTAMMRTGLAWARDKGATIAALNVQADNPAGKALYQSLGYSHQYDYSYRIPGAPK
- a CDS encoding TetR/AcrR family transcriptional regulator; translation: MDTSIEDTEDGARRSIGARRNPASQEAILDAAQAVLQESGIGGFSIEAVARRARAGKPTIYRWWPNRTALMLDVYKRFKNTRGFPDTGTLRGDLVALLENHLLGFWKDSLCGLVYRAIIAEAQSDPDAAAVLFAYQAERKKATAVIVDRAKARGEVGAEVDGELIVDMIVSFAWHQLLIGRVDEAMKVIDGVVDGVLMGCAGYKGAK
- the mutT gene encoding 8-oxo-dGTP diphosphatase MutT translates to MTDKPLLLVVACALVDADRRVLIAQRPEGKAMAGLWEFPGGKVEPDETPEAALIRELKEELGIETKQACLAPLSFVSHAYENIHLLMPLYVCRKWQGTPQTHEHQALKWVRPQALRDYPMPPADEPLIAALCDLL
- the secA gene encoding preprotein translocase subunit SecA, whose amino-acid sequence is MALAALARKIFGTTSDRQVKRYQGKVAAINALEPELAKLSDDALKARTAEFKAQLEQGAKLDDLVVPAFATVREASKRVLGMRHFDVQLIGGMVMNDRSIAEMRTGEGKTLVATLPMYLNALTGKGAHLVTVNDYLVRRDAQWMGQIYNFLGLSYGVIVHGLNDAERKAAYAADITYGTNNELGFDYLRDNMKYTRAQMVQRGHEFAIVDEVDSILIDEARTPLIISGPSEDRSELYVKIDQLIGVIGEGDYELDEKHRAATFTDQGVEKLEAALGEAGLLRGGSMYDVENVALVHHANSALRAHKLFRKDKDYIVRQTPEGGEVVIIDEFSGRMMPGRRYSEGLHQALEAKEQVKIQAENQTLASITFQNYFRLYKKLAGMTGTAATEAEEFADIYGLGVTTVPTNLPVQRIDEDDAIYRTAEEKFEAIADLIKECQERGQPVLVGTTSIEKSEMLAELLRKKNVGTMNVLNARHHEQEAFIVADAGLPGAITIATNMAGRGTDIQLGGNLEMRIQRETGELEGEAREAKIAEIKVRIAEDKQKALAAGGLMVIGTERHESRRIDNQLRGRSGRQGDPGHSKFFLSLQDDLMRIFPVDSMDSMLGKLGLEQGESITHPWVTKAIERAQGKVEARNFDIRKNILKYDDVMNDQRKVIFEQRLEFMDEEDVSETIAEMRHDVVENIVAKAIPPRSYPEQWNTEQLAAAAKTYLNIDIPAADWAAEDGIDAETVEQRIRETADAHIAAKSEKYSPSIMRQVEKSILLQSVDGLWREHLVMLDHLSKVVGWRGIAQRDPLNEYKQEAYELFQAMLGNLRELVTTQISHVELQIRQPEPPPQPALDLSKLTETHIDPLTGENDATGDDVASRDGLPPVDPKLLVGVSRNAPCPCGSGKKFKHCHGAFA
- a CDS encoding Flp family type IVb pilin, whose product is MPRQIMRRFLADQTGTTAIEYALIGTLIGVALLATFTVFGNAVGELFNTQAADTLKSASNKIGSY
- the argJ gene encoding bifunctional glutamate N-acetyltransferase/amino-acid acetyltransferase ArgJ, whose amino-acid sequence is MAAHPVSPLAPKSYPDLPAIEGVRFATAEAGIKYKNRTDVLLMAFDEGTVAAGVLTRSKCSSAAVDWCRANLPGGKARGLVVNSGNANAFTGVKGKDAVQQTAEIAAKALGCSTDEIFLASTGVIGEPLDAGKFTGVLDETATRLGATPWIDPAKAIMTTDTYPKLSGAVLDIDGVEVKINGIAKGSGMIAPDMATMLSFVVTDMPIAADVLQFLLAKHNQTSFNSITVDSDTSTSDTLLAFATGKAALEPILSLDDPRAEIFGQALSDVLFELAIHVVRDGEGATKQVSVHVEGAVSDQSAFRIAKAIADSPLVKTAIAGEDANWGRVVMAVGKAGEPADRDRLAIRFGDLVVARNGERAEGYDEAATSAYMKGEELELTVSLGLGDGAATVYTCDLTHGYITINGDYRS